The Gordonia sp. KTR9 genome contains a region encoding:
- the cydB gene encoding cytochrome d ubiquinol oxidase subunit II, whose protein sequence is MSLEEVWFLVIAFLFVGYFVLEGFDFGVGMLMPILGSSHTGGDDKVAADDPEADPDKRRRALLNTIGPVWDGNEVWLITAGAALFAAFGGWYATMFSAFYLPLFLILIGLIVRVCAIEWRGKINNPRWRMWCDIGIGLGSWIPAILWGVAFANIVRGLPIDADAQYTGGFFNLLNPYALLGGATTLLAFLTHGAVFISLKTSGVLQEDSARYAARLAWPTLIVAAVFLLWTQFAYGNSWTWIPVLIAAVAAVGMVVATQIRREGYAFMFTCIAIAGTVATLFAVLFPNAIPSTLNPEWNLTIENTASSDYTLTIMTWAAVLITPVVMGYQAWTYWVFRKRLSVAHIPDPAGLPSLRIPSK, encoded by the coding sequence ATGAGTCTCGAAGAAGTCTGGTTCTTGGTCATCGCGTTCCTGTTCGTCGGGTATTTCGTCCTGGAGGGCTTCGATTTCGGCGTGGGCATGCTGATGCCGATCCTCGGATCGAGTCACACCGGTGGCGACGACAAGGTCGCCGCCGACGATCCGGAGGCCGATCCCGACAAACGGCGCCGCGCGCTCCTCAACACCATCGGCCCGGTCTGGGACGGCAACGAGGTCTGGCTCATCACCGCGGGTGCGGCGCTGTTCGCGGCGTTCGGCGGGTGGTACGCCACCATGTTCAGCGCGTTCTACCTACCGCTGTTCCTCATCCTCATCGGTCTCATCGTGCGGGTCTGCGCGATCGAGTGGCGGGGCAAGATCAACAATCCCCGCTGGCGCATGTGGTGCGACATCGGAATCGGGCTGGGGTCGTGGATTCCGGCGATCCTGTGGGGTGTGGCGTTCGCCAACATCGTGCGCGGGCTTCCGATCGACGCCGACGCCCAGTACACCGGTGGGTTCTTCAACCTCCTCAACCCGTACGCGCTTCTCGGCGGTGCGACCACCCTGCTCGCCTTCCTCACCCACGGCGCGGTGTTCATCTCGCTGAAGACCTCCGGTGTGCTGCAGGAGGATTCGGCTCGCTACGCCGCCCGGCTGGCCTGGCCGACACTGATCGTGGCCGCCGTGTTCCTGTTGTGGACCCAGTTCGCGTACGGCAACTCGTGGACGTGGATCCCGGTGCTCATCGCCGCCGTCGCCGCGGTCGGCATGGTGGTGGCCACGCAGATCCGCCGCGAGGGTTACGCATTCATGTTCACCTGCATCGCGATCGCGGGCACGGTCGCCACGCTGTTCGCCGTGCTGTTCCCGAATGCGATTCCGTCGACCCTGAATCCGGAGTGGAACCTCACCATCGAGAACACGGCGTCCAGCGACTACACACTCACGATCATGACGTGGGCGGCGGTGCTCATCACCCCGGTGGTGATGGGCTACCAGGCCTGGACCTACTGGGTGTTCCGAAAGCGGCTGTCGGTCGCGCACATCCCGGACCCGGCCGGACTTCCGTCGCTGCGAATCCCGAGCAAGTGA
- a CDS encoding cytochrome ubiquinol oxidase subunit I, with protein sequence MDALDVSRWQFGITTVYHFILVPLTIGLAPMIAVMQTVWHVTGNEQWLRATKFFGKLFLINFALGVATGIVQEFQFGMNWSEYSRFVADVFGAPLALEGLVAFFLESTFIGLWIFGWDRLPRRVHLACIWLAAIGVNASAYFIIAANSWMQHPVGVVWDPERGRPAMNDFVAVLTNNTTLAAFPHVIAGAFLTAGTFVAAIGIWWMARNSWRAKKIREAAETGDVGEIPDSTSPSHLDATPEDLEKDARVLWRPVTRLALWVTIVSGVALFITGDIQAQIMFKQQPMKMASAESLCETETGPGFSVLSIGRQNNCENIDHIIEIPKMLSFLANHDFDSTLQGVEELQEQYTEAFAGQPNVPANQNFAPNLFVTYWGFRAMITWALGSVVVALGGLWFTRRKRVVESRRFGFIALLMIPTPFLANSSGWIFTEMGRQPWVVAPNWEDDLDPLRISMLVQNGVSNHSASTVLVTLIGFTLLYGALGVVWFMLQRRYVIEGPAAHDSRPPGHTDDDESESDEPKQLSFAY encoded by the coding sequence ATGGACGCTCTGGACGTCTCCAGATGGCAATTCGGGATCACGACCGTCTACCACTTCATCCTGGTCCCGTTGACCATCGGCCTCGCGCCGATGATCGCGGTGATGCAGACGGTGTGGCATGTCACCGGCAACGAGCAGTGGCTGCGCGCCACCAAGTTCTTCGGAAAGCTCTTCCTGATCAACTTCGCGCTCGGCGTCGCGACCGGAATCGTCCAGGAGTTCCAGTTCGGGATGAACTGGAGCGAGTACAGCCGGTTCGTCGCCGATGTCTTCGGTGCGCCGCTGGCCCTGGAGGGCCTCGTCGCCTTCTTCCTCGAATCCACGTTCATCGGACTCTGGATCTTCGGTTGGGACCGCTTGCCGCGCCGCGTGCATCTCGCGTGTATCTGGTTGGCGGCGATCGGCGTCAACGCCTCGGCGTACTTCATCATCGCCGCGAACTCCTGGATGCAGCACCCCGTCGGCGTCGTGTGGGACCCCGAACGCGGGCGGCCCGCGATGAACGACTTCGTCGCCGTGCTGACCAACAACACGACTCTCGCGGCCTTCCCGCACGTGATCGCCGGTGCCTTCCTCACCGCCGGCACCTTCGTCGCGGCCATCGGGATCTGGTGGATGGCCCGGAACTCGTGGCGGGCGAAGAAGATCCGCGAGGCCGCCGAAACCGGTGACGTGGGTGAGATCCCGGACAGCACGTCGCCGAGTCACCTCGACGCGACACCCGAGGACCTCGAGAAGGACGCCCGCGTCCTCTGGCGGCCGGTCACGAGGCTCGCGTTGTGGGTGACCATCGTCTCCGGCGTCGCACTGTTCATCACCGGGGACATCCAGGCGCAGATCATGTTCAAACAGCAGCCGATGAAGATGGCGTCCGCCGAGTCGCTGTGCGAGACCGAGACGGGCCCGGGTTTCTCGGTCCTGTCGATCGGCCGCCAGAACAACTGCGAGAACATCGATCACATCATCGAGATCCCGAAGATGTTGTCGTTCCTCGCGAACCACGATTTCGACTCGACCCTGCAGGGCGTCGAGGAGCTGCAGGAGCAGTACACCGAGGCCTTCGCCGGACAGCCGAACGTGCCGGCGAATCAGAACTTCGCACCCAACCTCTTCGTGACCTACTGGGGCTTCCGGGCGATGATCACCTGGGCGCTCGGTTCGGTGGTCGTGGCCCTGGGCGGCCTGTGGTTCACGCGACGCAAGCGGGTGGTCGAATCCAGACGTTTCGGTTTCATCGCCCTGCTGATGATCCCGACCCCGTTCCTGGCCAACAGTTCCGGCTGGATCTTCACCGAGATGGGGCGCCAGCCATGGGTCGTCGCACCCAACTGGGAGGACGATCTCGATCCACTGCGGATCAGCATGCTGGTGCAGAACGGTGTCTCCAACCACTCGGCGAGCACCGTGCTGGTCACGCTGATCGGATTCACCCTGCTCTACGGCGCCCTGGGTGTCGTGTGGTTCATGTTGCAGCGGCGCTACGTCATCGAGGGTCCGGCCGCGCACGACTCGCGGCCACCAGGCCACACCGACGACGACGAATCCGAATCCGATGAGCCCAAACAGCTCTCGTTCGCGTACTAG
- a CDS encoding aminodeoxychorismate lyase, with the protein MADSILVSLDGTQHDADAPFLHADDLAAVRGDGIFETLLVRAGRPRCVELHLERLTHSAAAMDLGAPDLDEWRGAIETAAQAWTEKHGSAGEALLRLVYSRGREHGSAPTAYVTVDAVPDRVAAARAEGVRVVTLARGFSIDLAASAPWRLLGAKTLSYATNMAALRHAADEGYDDVIFLSSEGVVLEGPRATVVAVYADTLVTPPTEIGILESTTVRAVFDVASREGWTTKTDVLRPEDLVAADSVWLVSSVTLAARVTHLNRYVMPVPSDAAKFTDLVDRAISVDDN; encoded by the coding sequence ATGGCGGATTCGATCCTTGTCTCGCTCGACGGCACACAGCACGATGCCGACGCTCCCTTCCTCCATGCCGACGATCTGGCCGCGGTCCGCGGCGACGGCATCTTCGAGACCCTTCTCGTACGCGCCGGACGGCCCCGGTGCGTCGAGCTGCATCTCGAGCGCCTGACGCACAGTGCCGCGGCGATGGATCTCGGCGCACCCGATCTCGACGAGTGGCGCGGGGCGATCGAGACCGCGGCGCAGGCGTGGACGGAGAAGCACGGATCGGCCGGCGAGGCACTCCTCCGGCTGGTCTACAGCCGCGGGCGTGAGCACGGATCGGCGCCGACCGCCTACGTCACCGTCGACGCGGTGCCCGACCGGGTGGCGGCGGCGCGCGCGGAGGGGGTGCGGGTGGTCACCCTCGCCCGCGGCTTCTCGATCGACCTCGCCGCCTCGGCGCCCTGGCGACTGCTCGGCGCCAAGACCCTCAGCTACGCGACGAACATGGCGGCCCTGCGTCACGCCGCCGACGAGGGTTACGACGACGTGATCTTCCTCAGCAGCGAGGGCGTCGTCCTCGAGGGGCCCCGGGCCACGGTCGTGGCCGTCTACGCCGACACCCTGGTGACGCCGCCCACCGAGATCGGAATTCTCGAATCGACCACCGTGCGTGCGGTTTTCGATGTCGCGTCGCGGGAGGGTTGGACGACGAAGACCGACGTGCTGCGGCCTGAGGACCTGGTGGCGGCCGATTCGGTCTGGCTGGTCAGCAGCGTGACCCTCGCGGCCCGGGTGACCCATCTCAACCGGTACGTGATGCCGGTACCGTCCGATGCCGCGAAATTCACCGATCTGGTCGATCGGGCCATCTCGGTGGACGACAATTGA
- the cydD gene encoding thiol reductant ABC exporter subunit CydD: MSRTARPPLDPRLLRYSPTTRRYVGVTAVFAVAEVIAIIVVAAMVASILSELIVSPGARSFAAQGAHLAILTAALVVRAAMAYGHDRYAHRAAERAIAELRAEALDVLTDPARTSPRSLTAIREHASTVLLRGLDALGPYLSGYLPALVAAVVLTPVVTVVIALADWPSALIILVTLPLIPLFMVLVGLMTRDRTTRKLATMSRLSAQLLDLIAGLPTLRALNRAGGPAARVGELGEAYRRSTMSSLRVAFLSGAVLELLATLCVALVAVSIGLRLVYGEMSLYAGIFALILAPEAYLPLRRVGMQFHNSTDGLTAAEQVFGLIAPASAGSGPAVPAAGSRGVTVAGAPITLLDVGVRGRDGWAPESLRATVEPGSLTVLTGPNGSGKSTVLSTIMGLLTPDEGSVLIGSTPVAQADPAALHEQIAWLPQQPVIVPGTVAENLALYGALARGAFESASAATGFADVVVELPERLDTVLGTGGVGLSAGQRQRLALTRVLASPAPLLLLDEPTAHLDEASEREVFATLRDRARAGDTVVVVAHRGVARDYADRAIEFSAVSGTAGTGTGTGTVAEVDHAR; this comes from the coding sequence GTGAGTCGCACCGCCCGGCCCCCGCTCGATCCGCGGCTGCTGCGGTATTCGCCGACGACCCGCCGCTACGTCGGGGTCACCGCGGTGTTCGCGGTGGCCGAGGTGATCGCGATCATCGTGGTGGCGGCGATGGTGGCCTCGATCCTCTCCGAGTTGATCGTGTCGCCGGGCGCGCGGTCCTTCGCCGCGCAGGGAGCGCATCTGGCGATTCTGACCGCCGCCCTCGTGGTGCGGGCGGCGATGGCCTACGGGCACGACCGGTACGCACACCGGGCCGCCGAGCGGGCGATCGCCGAGTTGCGCGCCGAGGCGCTCGACGTCCTCACCGATCCGGCCCGCACCTCGCCACGGTCGCTGACCGCGATCCGCGAACATGCGAGCACGGTTCTCCTGCGCGGTCTGGACGCACTGGGGCCGTATCTGTCGGGCTACCTGCCGGCCCTCGTCGCCGCGGTGGTCCTGACGCCGGTCGTCACGGTGGTCATCGCCCTCGCCGACTGGCCCTCGGCGCTCATCATCCTCGTCACGCTGCCGCTCATCCCGCTGTTCATGGTTCTGGTCGGACTGATGACACGCGACCGCACCACGCGCAAGCTGGCGACGATGAGCCGGCTGAGCGCCCAGCTCCTCGACCTCATCGCGGGATTGCCGACTCTGCGGGCGCTGAACCGGGCCGGTGGCCCGGCGGCGCGCGTCGGTGAGCTCGGCGAGGCGTACCGCCGTAGCACGATGAGTTCGCTGCGTGTCGCGTTCCTGTCGGGTGCCGTCCTGGAACTGCTCGCGACGCTCTGCGTGGCGCTGGTGGCAGTGAGTATCGGTCTGCGCCTGGTCTACGGCGAGATGTCGTTGTACGCCGGTATTTTCGCACTGATCCTCGCGCCGGAGGCGTACTTGCCGCTGCGTCGGGTCGGGATGCAGTTCCACAATTCGACGGACGGCCTCACCGCTGCCGAGCAGGTCTTCGGGCTCATCGCGCCGGCGTCCGCCGGGTCGGGTCCGGCGGTGCCCGCCGCGGGGAGCCGGGGCGTCACGGTCGCCGGAGCGCCGATCACGCTGCTCGACGTCGGGGTCCGCGGCCGCGACGGGTGGGCGCCGGAATCCCTTCGCGCGACGGTCGAACCGGGTTCGCTGACGGTGTTGACCGGGCCCAACGGGTCGGGAAAGTCGACGGTGCTTTCGACGATCATGGGCCTGCTCACTCCTGACGAGGGGTCTGTGCTGATCGGGTCCACCCCGGTCGCCCAGGCCGATCCCGCGGCGCTGCACGAACAGATCGCCTGGCTGCCCCAGCAGCCGGTGATCGTGCCGGGCACGGTCGCCGAGAACCTGGCGCTCTACGGCGCCCTGGCCCGCGGCGCCTTCGAATCGGCCTCCGCGGCAACCGGCTTCGCGGATGTGGTGGTCGAGTTGCCCGAACGGCTCGACACGGTGCTGGGAACGGGCGGGGTCGGGCTCTCCGCCGGACAGCGGCAGCGCCTCGCGCTGACCCGCGTCCTCGCCTCACCGGCGCCGCTGCTGCTCCTCGACGAGCCGACCGCCCATCTCGACGAGGCATCCGAACGCGAGGTGTTCGCGACCCTCCGCGATCGCGCCCGCGCCGGGGACACGGTCGTCGTGGTCGCGCATCGGGGCGTCGCCCGCGACTACGCGGACCGGGCGATCGAGTTCTCGGCGGTCTCGGGCACGGCGGGCACAGGCACAGGCACTGGCACGGTCGCGGAGGTGGATCATGCGCGGTGA